In Pseudomonas sp. GCEP-101, one DNA window encodes the following:
- the rpoH gene encoding RNA polymerase sigma factor RpoH, whose protein sequence is MTTSLQPVYALAPGANLEAYVHSVNSIPLLTPEQERELAERLFYQQDLEAARQMVLAHLRFVVHIARSYSGYGLSQADLIQEGNVGLMKAVKRFNPEMGVRLVSFAVHWIKAEIHEFILRNWRIVKVATTKAQRKLFFNLRSQKKKLAWLSNDEVHRVAETLGVEAREVREMESRLTGQDMAFDPAADADDESAYQSPAHYLEDHRYDPARQLEEADWSDSSTASLHEALEGLDERSRDILYQRWLAEEKATLHDLAAKYNVSAERIRQLEKNAMNKLKGRIEA, encoded by the coding sequence ATGACCACTTCTCTGCAACCTGTCTATGCCCTGGCTCCCGGTGCGAACCTGGAAGCCTACGTGCACTCGGTGAACAGCATTCCGCTGCTGACGCCGGAGCAGGAGCGCGAACTGGCCGAACGCCTCTTCTATCAGCAAGATCTGGAAGCGGCACGGCAAATGGTTCTGGCGCACCTGCGCTTCGTCGTGCACATCGCCCGGAGTTACTCCGGGTACGGCCTGTCCCAGGCCGATCTGATCCAGGAAGGCAACGTCGGCCTGATGAAGGCCGTGAAGCGCTTCAACCCGGAAATGGGTGTGCGCCTGGTGTCGTTCGCCGTCCACTGGATCAAGGCGGAGATCCATGAGTTCATCCTGCGCAACTGGCGGATCGTGAAAGTCGCGACCACCAAGGCGCAGCGCAAGCTGTTCTTCAACCTGCGCAGCCAGAAGAAGAAACTGGCCTGGCTGAGCAACGACGAAGTTCACCGTGTCGCGGAAACCCTCGGCGTCGAGGCCCGCGAAGTCCGCGAGATGGAAAGCCGTCTCACCGGGCAGGACATGGCCTTCGACCCGGCGGCGGATGCCGACGACGAGAGCGCCTACCAGTCCCCGGCGCATTACCTGGAAGACCATCGCTACGACCCGGCGCGCCAGCTGGAGGAAGCGGACTGGAGCGACAGCTCCACCGCCAGCCTGCACGAGGCGCTGGAAGGCCTGGACGAGCGCAGCCGCGACATCCTCTACCAGCGCTGGCTGGCCGAGGAGAAGGCGACCCTGCACGACCTGGCGGCCAAGTACAACGTGTCCGCCGAGCGGATTCGTCAGCTGGAAAAGAACGCGATGAACAAACTCAAGGGTCGCATCGAGGCCTGA
- the ftsE gene encoding cell division ATP-binding protein FtsE, with the protein MIRFEQVGKRYPNGHVGLHEISFRVHRGEIMFVTGHSGAGKSTLLRLILAMERPTTGKLLLGGQDVSRISTAQIPFLRRQIGVVFQNHQLLNDRSVFDNVALPMQILGLPKADIAYRVEAALDRVNLKEKAGDLPSDLSTGQQQRVGIARAVVHRPALLLADEPTGNLDPRLASEIMSVFEDINRLGTTVLIASHDLALIARMRHRMITLQRGRIIADREENA; encoded by the coding sequence ATGATCCGTTTCGAGCAGGTTGGTAAGCGCTACCCCAACGGCCATGTCGGCCTGCACGAGATCTCGTTCCGCGTGCACCGCGGCGAGATCATGTTCGTCACTGGCCACTCCGGCGCCGGCAAGAGCACCCTGCTGCGGCTGATCCTGGCGATGGAGCGCCCCACCACCGGCAAGTTGCTGCTCGGCGGGCAGGACGTTTCGCGCATCTCCACCGCGCAGATTCCCTTCCTGCGCCGGCAGATCGGCGTGGTGTTCCAGAACCACCAGCTGCTCAACGATCGCAGCGTGTTCGACAATGTCGCCCTGCCGATGCAGATCCTCGGCCTACCCAAGGCGGACATCGCCTACCGCGTCGAAGCGGCGCTGGACCGGGTGAACCTCAAGGAAAAGGCCGGGGACCTGCCCTCCGACCTCTCCACCGGCCAGCAGCAGCGCGTCGGCATCGCCCGCGCCGTGGTGCACCGCCCGGCCCTGCTGCTCGCCGACGAACCCACCGGTAACCTCGACCCGCGCCTGGCCTCGGAAATCATGTCCGTGTTCGAAGACATCAATCGCCTGGGCACCACCGTGCTGATCGCCAGCCACGACCTGGCGCTGATCGCGCGTATGCGCCACCGGATGATCACCCTGCAGCGCGGCCGCATCATCGCCGACCGTGAGGAGAACGCCTGA
- the ftsY gene encoding signal recognition particle-docking protein FtsY — MFGSNDDKKAPPAGEKKGLFGWWRKKPQAEEQPVADAAPQAEQPAAAEPAVASEQAPAAQAEPVAPRAEPTPEPTPEPIVDVVPASVPVEPLAQPVPQPEPQPVAQPAPQPAVQPEPPPVAQPVIAEAPQPVAPPVAPAPIAAPAQPEPVAEAPVVIAQPEPEPEPAAPPAAEPEPQARPAASEPAKLGFFARLKQGLSKTSASLGEGMASLFLGKKAIDDDLLDEIETRLLTADVGVEATTTIVQNLTKRVARKELADSEALYKALQEELATLLRPVEQPLTITRDKQPYVILVVGVNGVGKTTTIGKLAKKLQQDGKKVMLAAGDTFRAAAVEQLQVWGERNNIAVIAQHTGADSASVIFDAVQAAKARGVDVLIADTAGRLHTKDNLMEELKKVRRVIGKLDETAPHEVLLVLDAGTGQNAINQAKQFNNAVELTGLALTKLDGTAKGGVIFALAKQFGLPIRYIGVGEGIDDLRTFEADAFVRALFETREIA, encoded by the coding sequence ATGTTTGGTTCCAACGACGACAAGAAGGCCCCGCCTGCCGGGGAGAAGAAGGGTCTGTTCGGCTGGTGGCGCAAGAAGCCCCAGGCCGAGGAGCAGCCCGTAGCCGACGCCGCGCCGCAGGCCGAACAGCCAGCCGCCGCCGAGCCGGCTGTCGCTTCCGAGCAGGCTCCTGCCGCCCAGGCCGAGCCGGTCGCGCCGCGCGCCGAGCCGACTCCCGAGCCCACGCCCGAACCGATAGTCGATGTGGTCCCGGCCAGCGTGCCGGTCGAGCCGTTGGCGCAGCCGGTTCCTCAACCTGAGCCGCAGCCTGTTGCTCAACCCGCACCGCAGCCCGCCGTACAACCTGAGCCGCCACCCGTTGCGCAGCCGGTCATTGCCGAGGCGCCGCAGCCAGTCGCCCCGCCGGTCGCGCCGGCCCCCATTGCCGCGCCCGCGCAGCCCGAGCCGGTTGCCGAAGCGCCTGTCGTGATCGCCCAGCCTGAGCCTGAGCCCGAGCCTGCCGCGCCACCCGCAGCGGAGCCCGAGCCGCAGGCCAGGCCTGCCGCCAGCGAACCGGCCAAGCTGGGCTTCTTCGCGCGCCTCAAGCAGGGCCTGTCGAAGACCAGCGCCAGCCTGGGCGAGGGCATGGCCAGCCTGTTCCTGGGCAAGAAGGCCATCGACGACGACCTGCTCGACGAGATCGAAACCCGCCTGCTGACCGCCGACGTCGGCGTCGAGGCCACCACCACCATCGTGCAGAACCTGACCAAGCGCGTGGCGCGCAAGGAACTGGCCGACAGCGAGGCGCTGTACAAGGCCCTGCAGGAAGAGCTGGCGACCCTGCTGCGCCCGGTCGAGCAGCCGCTGACCATCACCCGCGACAAGCAGCCCTACGTGATCCTCGTGGTCGGCGTGAACGGCGTGGGCAAGACCACCACCATCGGCAAGCTGGCCAAGAAGCTGCAGCAGGATGGCAAGAAGGTCATGCTGGCCGCCGGCGACACCTTCCGCGCCGCCGCCGTCGAGCAACTGCAGGTCTGGGGCGAGCGCAACAACATCGCGGTGATCGCCCAGCACACCGGCGCCGATTCCGCCTCGGTGATCTTCGACGCCGTGCAGGCCGCCAAGGCCCGTGGCGTGGACGTGCTGATCGCCGACACCGCCGGTCGCCTGCACACCAAGGACAACCTGATGGAAGAGTTGAAGAAGGTGCGCCGGGTGATCGGCAAGCTGGACGAGACGGCTCCCCACGAAGTCCTGCTGGTGCTGGACGCCGGCACCGGGCAGAACGCCATCAACCAGGCCAAGCAGTTCAACAATGCCGTGGAACTGACCGGCCTGGCCCTGACCAAACTGGACGGCACCGCCAAGGGCGGGGTGATCTTCGCCCTGGCCAAGCAGTTCGGCCTGCCGATCCGCTACATCGGTGTCGGCGAAGGGATCGACGACCTTCGAACCTTCGAAGCCGATGCCTTCGTCCGTGCCCTCTTCGAGACCCGGGAAATCGCATGA
- the ftsX gene encoding permease-like cell division protein FtsX encodes MSANDLPRGEEEGTPQRNTRERPDDNEHQDHSASLAAYVENHRASLLDSLHRLVSHPFGSFFTCLVMGITLSLPMGLSLLLNNVERLGGSWQRAAQISLFLDLKASETQGQELREQIEKMPDVIEAQLISRDDALKELQEQSGLGEALKELPDNPLPAVISVTPKQIDKAQLDALRQRLSELPGVQQAQLDLVWVERLSAILKLGDRFVFGLTILLVLTLLLVIGNTIRLHIENRRNEIEVIKLVGGTDGYVRRPFLYMGALYGLGAGILSWALLAFGLDWLNSSVVNLAGLYGSDFGLSGVPIDDGLSLTVGAVLLGWIGAWLAVARHLRELAPR; translated from the coding sequence ATGAGCGCCAATGACCTGCCTCGCGGCGAGGAAGAAGGCACCCCGCAGCGCAACACGCGCGAGCGGCCCGACGACAACGAACACCAGGACCACAGCGCGTCCCTCGCGGCTTACGTGGAGAACCACCGCGCCAGCCTGCTGGACAGTCTGCACCGCCTGGTCAGCCACCCCTTCGGCAGTTTCTTCACCTGCCTGGTGATGGGCATCACCCTGAGCCTGCCCATGGGGCTGTCGCTGCTGCTGAACAATGTCGAGCGCCTTGGCGGCTCCTGGCAGCGCGCCGCGCAGATCTCTCTGTTCCTCGACCTCAAGGCCAGCGAGACCCAGGGCCAGGAACTGCGCGAGCAGATCGAGAAAATGCCCGACGTGATCGAGGCGCAGCTGATCAGCCGCGACGATGCGCTGAAAGAGTTGCAGGAACAGTCCGGTCTCGGTGAAGCATTGAAGGAATTGCCTGACAACCCGCTGCCGGCCGTGATCTCGGTAACGCCCAAGCAGATCGACAAGGCCCAGCTGGATGCCCTGCGTCAACGGCTCTCGGAGCTGCCCGGTGTACAACAGGCGCAGCTGGACCTGGTGTGGGTCGAGCGGCTGTCGGCGATCCTCAAGCTGGGCGACCGCTTCGTCTTCGGCTTGACCATCCTGCTGGTCCTGACCCTGCTGCTGGTCATCGGCAATACCATCCGTCTGCACATCGAAAATCGCCGTAACGAAATCGAGGTCATCAAGCTGGTGGGTGGAACCGATGGCTACGTGCGTCGTCCCTTCCTCTATATGGGCGCGCTGTACGGCCTCGGTGCGGGCATCCTGTCCTGGGCCCTGCTGGCCTTTGGCCTGGACTGGCTGAACAGCTCCGTGGTCAACCTGGCCGGGCTGTACGGCAGTGATTTCGGCCTGTCGGGCGTGCCCATCGACGATGGCCTGTCGCTCACTGTCGGCGCCGTGCTGCTGGGCTGGATCGGTGCCTGGTTGGCCGTGGCACGCCACCTGCGCGAATTGGCGCCGCGCTGA